In one window of Nakamurella alba DNA:
- a CDS encoding thioredoxin domain-containing protein → MPHRLASAMSSYLLQHADNPVDWWEWEPAAFAEARERDVPVLLSVGYAACHWCHVMAHESFEDEATAAEINAGFVAIKVDREERPDVDAVYMTAVQALTGQGGWPMTCFLTPDGAPFYAGTYFPPEPRHGMPSFRQVLTAVREAWTGDRSRLTDAAADIARSLRETADAPTGGELPGPGALDLAARSVVSTIDPIAGGFRGAPKFPPAMICEFLLRHAERTGSAEALQAVEVTLDGMARGGIHDQLAGGFARYSVDSAWHVPHFEKMLDDNALLLRLYAHHARLTGSARSAAVARSTARFLLDELRTDEGVFAASLDADTGGVEGATYVWTDEQLAGAAGVADAAAARRWFAADGPEVEEVGGHVLRLPADPDDPVRFEGLRARLLAVRQHRPQPSRDDIVVLRSNALAAVALAEAGLSMDEPEWVDAAATALETLVRVHLVDGRWRRSSRGGRPGPGAAVLADVAGTAAAMLAVHQSRPGDGWLGRAEQVLMAATGDFRAPDGTWYDTADGAEDLVMRPRDVTDGAAPGGPSTIADALLTAAALTGRSDLREEAERILASVAALVDRAPRAVGNYLAVAEAMVTGPLQIAVSGPDGPERDALALAAATGMPGGSVIEAGPPDLPGAPLLAGRPLVGGRPAVYVCRGFVCDRPVTEVTDLESVLGAPPV, encoded by the coding sequence ATGCCCCACCGCCTCGCCTCGGCGATGAGCTCGTACCTGCTGCAGCACGCGGACAACCCGGTCGACTGGTGGGAGTGGGAGCCCGCGGCGTTCGCCGAGGCCCGCGAGCGGGACGTGCCGGTCCTGCTGTCCGTCGGGTACGCCGCCTGCCACTGGTGCCACGTGATGGCGCACGAGTCGTTCGAGGACGAGGCGACGGCGGCCGAGATCAACGCCGGGTTCGTGGCGATCAAGGTGGACCGCGAGGAGCGGCCGGACGTCGACGCCGTCTACATGACCGCGGTCCAGGCGCTGACCGGCCAGGGCGGCTGGCCGATGACCTGCTTCCTGACCCCGGACGGCGCTCCCTTCTACGCCGGCACCTACTTCCCGCCCGAGCCGCGCCACGGCATGCCGTCGTTCCGGCAGGTGCTCACCGCCGTCCGCGAGGCCTGGACCGGTGATCGCAGCCGGCTGACCGACGCGGCGGCGGACATCGCGCGCAGCCTCCGGGAGACCGCCGATGCGCCCACCGGCGGCGAGCTACCGGGACCGGGTGCCCTGGACCTGGCCGCCCGGTCGGTGGTGTCGACGATCGACCCGATCGCCGGTGGCTTCCGCGGTGCACCCAAGTTCCCGCCGGCGATGATCTGCGAGTTCCTGCTCCGCCACGCGGAACGAACGGGATCGGCGGAGGCGCTGCAGGCGGTCGAGGTCACCCTGGACGGGATGGCGCGGGGCGGCATCCATGACCAGCTGGCCGGCGGCTTCGCCCGCTACAGCGTCGACAGTGCCTGGCATGTACCGCATTTCGAGAAGATGCTGGACGACAACGCCCTGCTGCTGCGGCTGTACGCACACCATGCCCGGCTCACCGGATCCGCCCGTTCGGCAGCGGTCGCGCGGTCGACGGCCCGGTTCCTGCTCGACGAGCTGCGGACCGACGAGGGGGTGTTCGCCGCCTCGTTGGACGCGGACACCGGTGGGGTGGAGGGTGCCACCTACGTCTGGACCGACGAACAGCTCGCCGGGGCCGCAGGTGTCGCCGACGCCGCGGCCGCGCGCCGGTGGTTCGCCGCCGACGGCCCCGAGGTGGAGGAGGTTGGCGGGCACGTCCTGCGGCTGCCGGCCGATCCCGACGACCCGGTGCGGTTCGAAGGTCTGCGTGCCCGGCTGCTGGCGGTCCGGCAGCACCGTCCGCAGCCGTCCAGGGACGACATCGTCGTGCTGCGCAGCAATGCGTTGGCAGCGGTCGCCCTCGCCGAGGCAGGCCTGTCGATGGACGAGCCGGAATGGGTCGACGCCGCCGCGACGGCGCTCGAGACACTGGTGCGGGTGCACCTGGTGGACGGGCGGTGGCGTCGGTCCTCCCGTGGCGGGCGGCCGGGTCCGGGCGCCGCGGTGCTCGCCGACGTGGCCGGAACGGCAGCGGCGATGCTCGCCGTGCACCAGTCACGACCCGGTGACGGATGGCTCGGCCGGGCCGAGCAGGTGCTGATGGCGGCGACCGGCGACTTCCGCGCGCCTGACGGCACGTGGTATGACACCGCCGATGGGGCAGAGGATCTCGTGATGAGGCCGCGGGATGTCACCGACGGGGCCGCACCGGGCGGGCCGTCCACGATCGCCGATGCGCTGCTCACCGCCGCCGCGCTCACCGGGCGGAGCGACCTGCGCGAGGAGGCCGAGCGGATCCTGGCCTCGGTCGCCGCGCTGGTCGACCGGGCGCCGCGGGCCGTGGGCAACTACCTGGCCGTCGCGGAGGCGATGGTCACCGGACCGCTGCAGATCGCGGTGAGTGGTCCCGATGGGCCGGAGCGCGATGCTCTCGCGCTGGCAGCCGCGACAGGGATGCCCGGGGGATCGGTGATCGAGGCCGGGCCGCCGGACCTGCCCGGGGCACCGCTGTTGGCCGGCCGTCCGCTGGTCGGCGGACGGCCGGCGGTCTACGTGTGTCGTGGGTTCGTCTGCGACCGGCCGGTCACCGAGGTCACCGATCTGGAGTCGGTGCTCGGCGCCCCACCGGTCTGA
- a CDS encoding acyl-CoA thioesterase, translating into MADEDDEITFRTRKWVRPEDLNPNGTLFGGSLLRWIDEEAAIYAILQLGNGRVVTKYMSEINFVSSARQGELVEMGLRATAFGRTSITLRAAVRNMITRRNILTIEKVVMVNVGEDGVPAPHGYTEITYNRDRMHLD; encoded by the coding sequence ATGGCCGACGAGGACGACGAGATCACCTTCCGGACCCGCAAGTGGGTCCGCCCGGAAGACCTCAACCCGAACGGCACGCTGTTCGGCGGGAGCCTGCTGCGCTGGATCGACGAGGAAGCGGCGATCTACGCGATCCTGCAGCTCGGCAACGGCCGGGTGGTCACCAAGTACATGTCCGAGATCAACTTCGTGAGCTCGGCGCGGCAGGGCGAACTGGTCGAGATGGGACTGCGGGCAACGGCTTTCGGACGCACCTCGATCACCCTGCGGGCGGCGGTGCGGAACATGATCACCCGGCGGAACATCCTGACGATCGAGAAGGTCGTCATGGTGAACGTCGGCGAGGACGGCGTGCCCGCTCCGCACGGCTACACCGAGATCACCTACAACCGGGATCGCATGCACCTCGACTGA
- a CDS encoding DUF3140 domain-containing protein, with protein MTGDTDDTRKDFEEAVNMSPGSLEKWLQTDNSRESGQHKGGGESTGHHSGRRIVEILRKTKDDLTEDDLAHMRKVVGYVKRHLAQRPSGDIRDTTWRYSLMNWGHDPTKK; from the coding sequence ATGACCGGCGACACGGACGACACCCGCAAGGACTTCGAAGAGGCCGTCAACATGTCCCCCGGGAGCCTGGAGAAGTGGTTGCAGACCGACAACTCCAGGGAATCCGGCCAGCACAAGGGCGGAGGTGAGTCCACCGGCCACCATTCGGGACGGCGGATCGTCGAGATCCTGCGGAAGACCAAGGACGACCTGACCGAGGACGACCTCGCCCACATGCGCAAGGTGGTGGGGTATGTGAAGCGGCACCTGGCGCAGCGACCGAGCGGTGACATCCGGGACACCACTTGGCGGTATTCGCTGATGAACTGGGGCCACGACCCGACGAAGAAGTAG
- the trhA gene encoding PAQR family membrane homeostasis protein TrhA, whose protein sequence is MTAALLDRPSPATRPRARGWIHLYSAYVAVAMGISLVVLAATLRGAGAAFACAVYAATIIGLFSVSATYHRHVWVSTRARTWMKRADHSMIFVFIAGTYTPIAALALPPTTGNWVLWTVWVGALGGVGLKMLFPHAPRWLGVPFYIALGWVAIFVTPELLTHAGVAPFVLIVAGGLLYTVGAVFYATRRPNPWPLTFGYHELFHAAVSLAAACHCVAIWLALLG, encoded by the coding sequence ATGACGGCCGCACTGCTCGACCGCCCCTCCCCCGCCACCAGGCCCCGGGCCCGGGGCTGGATCCACCTCTACTCCGCGTATGTCGCGGTGGCGATGGGGATCTCGCTGGTGGTGCTGGCCGCGACCCTCCGGGGCGCCGGGGCGGCGTTCGCCTGTGCGGTGTACGCGGCCACCATCATCGGGCTCTTCTCGGTGAGTGCGACCTACCACCGGCACGTCTGGGTCTCCACCCGGGCGCGCACCTGGATGAAGCGCGCCGACCACTCGATGATCTTCGTGTTCATCGCCGGGACCTACACGCCGATCGCCGCGCTGGCGCTGCCGCCGACCACCGGCAACTGGGTGCTCTGGACGGTGTGGGTCGGTGCCCTGGGCGGCGTCGGGCTAAAGATGCTGTTCCCGCACGCGCCGCGTTGGCTGGGCGTGCCCTTCTACATCGCGCTCGGCTGGGTGGCCATCTTCGTCACGCCGGAGCTGCTGACCCATGCCGGTGTCGCGCCCTTCGTGCTGATCGTCGCGGGCGGCCTGCTCTACACGGTCGGGGCCGTGTTCTACGCGACCCGGCGCCCCAACCCCTGGCCGCTGACCTTCGGGTACCACGAGCTGTTCCACGCCGCCGTGTCGCTGGCCGCGGCCTGCCACTGCGTGGCGATCTGGTTGGCCCTGCTCGGCTGA
- a CDS encoding isoprenyl transferase, translating into MRLPALVYRLYESRIARGLTGGALPHHIGVIIDGNRRWARKSGLANVNDGHRAGAAHIANLLQWCSEGGIPMVTLWLLSTDNLRRPDDELQPLLSIITDVVDDLAAPDQPWKLRMVGAMDVLPPWMATRLSAAEMRTADRTGVEVNIAVGYGGRQEIADAVTSYLRTGAAAGRSLDQLIDGLDVDAIGDHLYTSGQPDPDLVIRTSGEQRLSGFLLWQSAHSEYWFYEADWPDFRRVDFLRALRDYAARHRRFGE; encoded by the coding sequence GTGCGGCTCCCGGCTCTCGTCTACCGCCTGTACGAGTCCCGCATCGCCCGGGGACTCACCGGCGGGGCCCTCCCGCACCACATCGGCGTCATCATCGACGGCAATCGGCGCTGGGCCCGGAAGAGCGGTCTGGCCAACGTCAACGACGGCCACCGGGCCGGCGCCGCGCACATCGCGAACCTGTTGCAGTGGTGCTCCGAGGGCGGGATCCCGATGGTCACCCTGTGGCTGCTGTCCACCGACAACCTCCGCAGACCGGACGACGAGCTGCAGCCGCTGCTGTCGATCATCACCGATGTCGTCGACGACCTGGCCGCGCCGGACCAGCCGTGGAAGCTCCGCATGGTCGGGGCGATGGACGTGCTGCCGCCGTGGATGGCGACCCGGCTGTCGGCGGCCGAGATGCGGACCGCCGACCGCACCGGTGTCGAGGTGAACATCGCCGTCGGGTACGGCGGCCGGCAGGAGATCGCCGATGCCGTGACCTCCTACCTGCGCACCGGCGCCGCGGCCGGGCGGTCGCTGGACCAGTTGATCGACGGCCTGGACGTGGATGCGATCGGCGACCACCTCTACACCTCGGGCCAGCCGGATCCGGACCTGGTCATCCGGACCTCGGGTGAGCAGCGGCTGTCCGGCTTTCTGCTCTGGCAGAGCGCGCACTCCGAGTACTGGTTCTACGAGGCGGACTGGCCGGATTTCCGCCGGGTCGACTTCCTCCGGGCGCTGCGTGACTACGCCGCCCGGCACCGCCGCTTCGGCGAGTGA
- a CDS encoding DUF885 domain-containing protein: MTATDDLVTGYLELGLRFDRLVDGFVDAYTGDPAVGQRVADEPMPTADDLLDQARNLLFALPDAGLPADREEFVRAHLAALEQNAARLAGREMTLVEEVAAYFQVDIALVDTDVYAQAHQDIAELLGGSGPVGERLSAVRGAEACPPELVEPAVRALAAALRDRVVPAAGLEPGEHIDFEIERDVAWSGFNYYLGDYTSRVAVNADVAHRMSQLPVLVAHECYPGHHTEHCRKEDLLVRRGGQLEQTIFLVNTPQCVMAEGLGDLALSAAIGEGWGAWAADVLAGIGPSFDPMLVEALEIAARPLNTVRQNAAIMLHDGGVDEAEVADYLVRWSLVDPARAKQQLRFMTDPLWRAYGSTYVEGERLLRPWLEAREGGVTAFERFRRLLDEPLTPAVIRAELV; this comes from the coding sequence ATGACCGCCACCGACGACCTCGTCACCGGATATCTCGAGCTCGGACTGCGGTTCGACCGGCTGGTCGACGGGTTCGTCGACGCCTACACCGGGGACCCGGCCGTCGGGCAACGGGTCGCCGACGAACCGATGCCGACCGCGGACGACCTGCTCGACCAGGCCCGGAACCTGCTCTTCGCGCTGCCCGACGCCGGCCTGCCCGCCGACCGGGAGGAGTTCGTCCGGGCCCACCTGGCCGCGCTGGAGCAGAACGCCGCTCGGCTGGCCGGCCGGGAGATGACGCTGGTGGAGGAGGTCGCCGCCTACTTCCAGGTCGACATCGCCCTGGTGGACACCGACGTCTACGCCCAGGCACACCAGGACATCGCGGAGCTGCTCGGCGGGTCGGGGCCGGTCGGCGAGCGGCTGTCGGCCGTGCGCGGCGCCGAGGCCTGCCCGCCGGAACTGGTGGAGCCGGCGGTCCGTGCCCTGGCCGCGGCACTGCGCGACCGGGTGGTACCGGCCGCCGGCCTGGAGCCCGGCGAGCACATCGACTTCGAGATCGAACGGGACGTCGCCTGGAGCGGCTTCAACTACTACCTCGGTGACTACACCTCGCGGGTCGCGGTCAACGCCGACGTCGCGCACCGGATGAGCCAGCTGCCGGTGCTGGTGGCGCACGAGTGCTACCCCGGCCACCACACCGAGCACTGCCGCAAGGAGGACCTGCTGGTCCGGCGCGGTGGCCAGCTCGAGCAGACGATCTTCCTGGTCAACACCCCGCAGTGCGTGATGGCGGAGGGTCTGGGCGACCTGGCGCTGTCCGCCGCGATCGGCGAGGGGTGGGGCGCCTGGGCCGCCGATGTGCTGGCCGGGATCGGGCCGTCCTTCGACCCGATGCTGGTCGAGGCGCTGGAGATCGCCGCCCGCCCGCTGAACACCGTGCGGCAGAACGCCGCGATCATGCTGCACGACGGCGGGGTGGACGAGGCGGAGGTCGCCGACTACCTGGTCCGGTGGTCGCTGGTCGACCCGGCGCGGGCGAAGCAGCAGTTGCGGTTCATGACCGATCCCCTGTGGCGGGCGTACGGCTCCACCTACGTCGAGGGGGAGCGGCTGCTGCGGCCGTGGCTGGAGGCGCGCGAGGGAGGGGTGACCGCTTTCGAGCGGTTCCGCCGGCTGCTGGACGAACCGCTGACACCGGCCGTGATCAGGGCCGAGCTGGTCTGA